In the genome of Leptospira tipperaryensis, one region contains:
- a CDS encoding SDR family NAD(P)-dependent oxidoreductase encodes MNPDYWKGKTVVVTGGSSGIGEAILSALSKIDCKLINLSRTQPELLKRKGAFPAELLHIQTDLSSEREIDKAIKKISKEYRGIDVLFANAGVTTHSRFDGTRIETFRKTFDINFFGPIYLIQRLLPQIKLNVGTVIATSTVSGLYGIPGRSAYSSSKSALHAVLEAARIELSEQGVSFVIFCPPYTKTKLRASGLDGDGNPLNEGYYPSRKIKTPEEVALKMLNAVEDPESRLVIMDSSGFFLKWLRNIAPAFLERTLFKKLYKDFH; translated from the coding sequence ATGAATCCCGATTATTGGAAAGGCAAGACCGTCGTTGTAACCGGAGGTTCTTCGGGGATCGGAGAAGCGATTCTTTCCGCGCTTTCCAAGATCGATTGTAAGCTCATCAATCTTTCCAGAACACAACCGGAACTCTTAAAACGCAAGGGCGCCTTTCCCGCCGAGTTATTACATATTCAGACGGACTTGAGTTCGGAAAGAGAAATCGATAAGGCGATCAAAAAAATCTCTAAAGAATACAGAGGCATCGACGTGCTTTTTGCAAACGCCGGAGTCACAACCCATTCCCGTTTTGACGGAACGAGAATCGAAACCTTTCGTAAAACCTTTGATATTAATTTTTTCGGTCCAATCTATCTCATCCAGAGATTACTTCCTCAGATCAAACTCAACGTGGGAACGGTGATCGCTACGTCAACCGTGAGCGGGCTTTATGGAATTCCCGGAAGGAGCGCTTATTCTTCTTCAAAGTCCGCGTTACACGCGGTTCTGGAAGCGGCGAGAATCGAACTCTCGGAGCAAGGAGTTTCATTTGTTATCTTTTGTCCTCCTTATACAAAAACAAAACTAAGAGCAAGCGGTTTGGACGGAGACGGAAACCCTCTGAACGAAGGTTATTACCCGAGCCGGAAAATTAAAACTCCCGAAGAAGTGGCTCTTAAAATGTTAAATGCTGTCGAAGATCCGGAATCCAGATTGGTGATCATGGACAGTTCCGGATTCTTCTTAAAATGGTTGCGTAATATTGCGCCCGCATTTTTAGAAAGAACTCTATTCAAAAAACTTTATAAAGATTTTCACTAG
- a CDS encoding SRPBCC family protein, with protein METRSVVKEFQFDYPLMRVWNAVTVNEELIHWLADKVTGRPKEGANFAWTWKLGMEGDLTTNGIYKKIVPLKELILLWQDHPAGEIELKLEFQSLNENSSKLVVTNSGYPVGDKYDVWIEAASEGWEEEGKHLREYLKKS; from the coding sequence ATGGAAACGAGAAGTGTTGTAAAAGAATTTCAGTTCGACTATCCTCTGATGAGAGTGTGGAACGCTGTGACGGTCAACGAAGAGTTGATCCACTGGCTGGCCGATAAGGTAACCGGACGTCCGAAAGAAGGAGCTAACTTCGCTTGGACTTGGAAACTCGGAATGGAGGGAGACCTCACAACAAACGGGATTTATAAAAAGATAGTCCCTCTTAAAGAATTGATACTGCTCTGGCAGGATCATCCGGCCGGAGAGATCGAGTTAAAACTCGAGTTTCAATCTCTGAATGAGAATTCTTCGAAGCTCGTTGTAACGAATTCGGGCTATCCCGTGGGCGATAAGTATGACGTTTGGATCGAAGCAGCCTCTGAGGGATGGGAAGAAGAAGGAAAACATTTGAGAGAATACTTAAAAAAATCTTGA
- a CDS encoding DUF1574 domain-containing protein: protein MKSKPFLWYPVLLFFAIFLFDKLFFLDTVRDYVKQEFTYIYYDVKKELLKEIVSKYGTNGEYEKDSSKKKKLMVLMGSSRMLYFKNSDLEAFYPDWDIYNLSSAVTTPAYYLYFLEGLAKGGVKPDLVVIETDPFQFNKNSTTFKKSNLANSFDPVFILKYAWTLGKENVNYYFGNFLFGVSYNKPYIGNVFKRMKNENAEIADMLKSMTIATLKNDKGNSISPAGAFVERDFGKIQESAKKTVGWIYPSYAPSAMQYEFYQKILNLLKEQNWRALFVKPGSSIPMEKVLDELNIPGPWFEIVRPMHEKARIPLIDMSKDSYYACNTYADSGHISLDCYRPFIRFILLHYYLDPK from the coding sequence TTGAAGTCCAAGCCTTTCCTCTGGTATCCAGTCCTACTCTTTTTCGCAATCTTTCTCTTTGATAAACTCTTCTTCCTCGACACGGTAAGAGATTACGTAAAACAAGAATTCACTTATATCTACTACGACGTAAAAAAAGAACTTCTAAAAGAGATCGTTTCCAAATACGGAACCAATGGAGAATACGAAAAGGATTCTTCCAAAAAGAAAAAGCTCATGGTTCTCATGGGATCTTCTCGGATGCTCTACTTTAAAAATTCCGATCTTGAGGCTTTTTATCCGGATTGGGATATCTACAATCTTTCCTCGGCGGTCACAACTCCCGCTTATTATCTCTACTTCTTGGAAGGACTCGCAAAAGGCGGGGTTAAACCGGATCTCGTCGTGATAGAAACCGATCCTTTTCAGTTTAATAAGAACAGCACTACATTCAAAAAATCGAATTTAGCAAACAGCTTTGATCCGGTCTTTATTCTTAAATATGCTTGGACCTTGGGTAAGGAAAACGTAAACTACTACTTCGGAAATTTTCTTTTCGGCGTGAGTTATAATAAACCTTATATCGGTAACGTCTTCAAACGTATGAAGAACGAGAACGCTGAAATCGCGGATATGCTCAAATCGATGACGATCGCGACTCTCAAAAACGACAAAGGAAATTCTATTTCTCCTGCCGGTGCTTTTGTCGAAAGAGATTTTGGCAAAATTCAAGAATCCGCTAAAAAGACTGTGGGATGGATTTATCCATCTTATGCGCCTTCGGCGATGCAATACGAGTTTTATCAAAAAATTCTTAACTTATTGAAAGAACAAAACTGGAGAGCCCTGTTTGTAAAACCGGGTTCTTCGATTCCGATGGAAAAAGTTTTAGACGAACTGAATATTCCCGGACCTTGGTTTGAGATCGTAAGACCGATGCACGAAAAGGCGAGGATTCCCCTCATCGATATGAGCAAGGATTCTTATTACGCTTGTAACACGTACGCGGACAGCGGTCATATTTCTTTGGATTGTTATCGTCCTTTCATTCGTTTTATTCTTCTCCACTATTACCTCGATCCAAAGTAA
- a CDS encoding LIC20035 family adhesin — MKLFCLSLLAVLAVSCSTIPGVENKGKDQEIQILPPNIRVEKYKDTFNMKAEGPVVTDCSGKPCTPEQLDGLKPDQIKKFKKNGAWKEYQEKEDSATKKKVSVLIRTGEYKDDKREGSWKTLYETGEVLRDTPYVAGLKEGEEKKLKRDGVQTESTLYKADKKNGPYWKKNNEGLMDEEGAYKDDQKDGVWTEYYAEPGQNGAKKKVSTYSIGIKQGPETSYHKDGSTVQSEGSYKDDLKTGIWKTYYDNASIQMEGGYKPKPAPADEKEKDPKEKKALRSGYWKEYYKNGNVFAEGQREHTRKGVWKFNWSNGNPAYKGEMMNEFMMSSAEAYNKEGQLIGKGKLQFSIMNIDEATNELKASYRPDIPFTYYKNGTKQFEILSESKAIEYDESGAKLGEGPIMPGTNKKNGCWSVSSGKTYYINGNENKKMGEMQGCK; from the coding sequence ATGAAACTATTCTGTTTGTCTCTGCTCGCGGTTCTTGCCGTTTCCTGCTCTACAATTCCGGGCGTGGAAAATAAAGGCAAGGATCAGGAAATCCAAATCCTTCCGCCAAACATTCGTGTGGAAAAATACAAAGATACATTCAATATGAAAGCCGAAGGTCCGGTCGTCACGGATTGCAGCGGCAAACCTTGTACTCCGGAACAACTGGACGGTTTGAAGCCGGATCAGATCAAGAAGTTTAAGAAGAACGGAGCTTGGAAAGAATACCAAGAGAAGGAAGATTCCGCGACTAAGAAAAAAGTCAGCGTTCTGATCCGCACCGGAGAATATAAAGACGATAAGAGAGAAGGTTCTTGGAAAACTTTGTATGAAACCGGAGAAGTGCTTCGCGATACTCCTTACGTTGCGGGTTTGAAAGAAGGCGAAGAGAAAAAACTCAAAAGAGACGGAGTGCAAACTGAAAGCACTCTTTATAAGGCCGATAAGAAGAACGGTCCTTACTGGAAGAAAAACAACGAAGGCCTGATGGACGAAGAGGGCGCTTACAAGGACGATCAGAAAGACGGGGTCTGGACCGAATACTATGCGGAACCGGGACAAAACGGCGCGAAGAAAAAAGTTTCCACTTACTCCATCGGTATCAAACAAGGTCCTGAAACTTCTTATCATAAGGACGGAAGTACGGTTCAGAGCGAAGGATCCTACAAGGACGATTTGAAAACCGGAATCTGGAAAACCTATTATGACAACGCTTCCATTCAGATGGAAGGCGGTTATAAACCGAAACCGGCGCCGGCGGATGAAAAGGAAAAAGATCCGAAAGAAAAGAAAGCGCTTCGTTCCGGTTACTGGAAAGAATATTATAAAAATGGAAATGTCTTTGCGGAAGGCCAGAGAGAACACACTCGTAAGGGAGTTTGGAAATTCAACTGGAGCAACGGAAATCCGGCTTACAAAGGCGAGATGATGAACGAGTTTATGATGTCCTCTGCGGAAGCTTACAACAAAGAAGGACAATTGATTGGAAAGGGGAAACTTCAGTTTTCGATCATGAACATAGACGAGGCGACTAACGAGCTCAAGGCGAGTTACAGACCCGACATTCCTTTTACGTATTATAAGAATGGTACAAAACAATTCGAGATCCTGAGCGAGTCCAAGGCGATCGAATACGATGAAAGCGGAGCGAAACTCGGAGAAGGTCCGATCATGCCGGGAACAAACAAGAAGAACGGTTGTTGGTCGGTGAGTTCCGGTAAGACGTATTACATCAACGGGAACGAAAATAAAAAGATGGGTGAGATGCAGGGTTGTAAATAG
- a CDS encoding LIC20036 family protein encodes MSTETNSRSFWKRDLTIFIPTAILFFVLGFFLRTCGSGMHRSAKVTYNGSFTQGTLVFLDQNTVKLEDPDQEIAMEMVEKIEFFPEENPTTSAELSANDKLFVGTYQLTVGPHKGVLQLFGGKNGRLYGNLKFSNWGKGKWEPVGAPFIKGNQIQFVRSCSGIKCSEIGSNVPFSQKYIGVLEGRSISGTYRGNNSSGNWEAKK; translated from the coding sequence ATGAGCACTGAAACCAATTCTCGTTCTTTTTGGAAACGGGACCTTACGATTTTTATTCCCACCGCCATTCTATTTTTTGTTTTAGGTTTTTTCTTGAGAACCTGCGGATCGGGAATGCATCGATCTGCAAAGGTAACTTACAACGGTTCTTTTACCCAAGGCACTCTTGTTTTTTTAGATCAGAATACGGTAAAGTTAGAGGACCCGGATCAAGAGATCGCAATGGAGATGGTCGAAAAGATCGAATTCTTTCCCGAAGAAAATCCTACGACGTCCGCTGAACTTTCTGCGAACGATAAACTCTTTGTGGGAACTTATCAACTTACTGTCGGTCCTCACAAAGGGGTTCTTCAACTTTTCGGGGGTAAGAATGGTCGCCTCTATGGGAATTTAAAATTCTCCAATTGGGGAAAGGGAAAATGGGAACCGGTAGGAGCTCCTTTTATAAAAGGAAATCAGATTCAATTTGTAAGATCCTGCTCGGGAATAAAATGTTCGGAGATAGGAAGCAACGTTCCTTTTTCCCAGAAATACATTGGAGTTTTGGAAGGGCGTTCGATCTCGGGAACTTATCGTGGAAACAATAGCTCCGGGAACTGGGAAGCGAAGAAATAA
- a CDS encoding AAA family ATPase — protein MEKDLLSGEDVEFARITLDTLKKELSKEITGQDEVIRNVLVCLVCQGHVLLEGMPGLAKTLLARSLASALDLDFKRIQFTPDLLPADLVGTVVFNPKTTEFETRKGPVFTGVLLADEINRAPAKVQSALLESMEEKTITIGDKTYKLDRPFLVIATQNPIDQDGTYPLPEAQMDRFFMKVNVGYPALEEEIAILDQHGRLNTENGKIKKVVTSKDILKLSSLLDNVFIEEKIKSYIVRLVRNTRPEERTIPELIPYIRHGASPRASLSILKSSKANALLNGRTYVIPEDVKVSLVEILRHRILLTFEAISEELDVESLIRTVVEATPVP, from the coding sequence ATGGAAAAAGATCTCCTCTCTGGAGAAGACGTCGAGTTTGCCAGAATCACTCTGGACACTCTAAAGAAAGAATTAAGTAAAGAAATTACCGGACAAGACGAGGTCATCCGAAACGTTCTCGTTTGTCTGGTCTGTCAAGGGCACGTCCTCTTGGAAGGGATGCCCGGTCTTGCGAAAACTTTACTTGCGAGATCTCTTGCCTCCGCGTTGGATTTGGATTTTAAAAGAATCCAATTTACTCCGGATCTCTTGCCGGCCGATCTTGTAGGAACCGTAGTTTTTAATCCGAAGACTACCGAGTTCGAAACCAGAAAGGGTCCCGTTTTTACGGGAGTTTTACTCGCGGACGAAATCAACCGCGCGCCGGCAAAGGTGCAGTCTGCTCTTCTCGAAAGTATGGAAGAGAAGACGATCACCATCGGAGACAAAACGTATAAACTCGATCGTCCCTTTCTCGTAATCGCGACTCAGAATCCGATCGATCAGGACGGAACCTATCCTCTTCCCGAAGCGCAGATGGATCGATTTTTTATGAAGGTCAATGTCGGTTATCCTGCTCTCGAAGAAGAGATCGCGATCCTCGATCAACACGGACGTCTGAATACTGAGAATGGGAAAATCAAAAAAGTAGTAACTTCGAAAGACATTCTAAAGTTGTCTTCGCTTTTGGATAACGTCTTTATCGAAGAGAAGATCAAGTCGTATATCGTTCGTCTTGTGCGAAATACAAGACCCGAGGAAAGAACGATTCCGGAACTCATTCCTTATATCCGTCACGGCGCGTCTCCAAGAGCGTCTTTGAGTATATTAAAAAGTTCTAAAGCAAATGCGCTTCTCAACGGAAGGACATACGTGATCCCGGAAGACGTCAAAGTTTCTCTCGTGGAAATACTAAGACACAGAATTCTTCTTACCTTTGAAGCGATCTCGGAAGAATTGGACGTGGAGTCCTTGATTCGAACCGTAGTTGAGGCCACTCCGGTTCCTTAA
- a CDS encoding DUF58 domain-containing protein, giving the protein MIRKEFLSILSSLELGRRTRSFREKAGSAESSKRGRGLDFKDVRLYSFGDDTRLIDWNVTSRFGELYVREFYEEKERQAILFYDVSSSMEFGSGEFSRSENAFQVLALLSLLYVQKGNRVKIILFSDKVEWETDFLRSRDELLPTLQKISKKELVERTSDPLLPFRYLKNRVHRHAEVYLLSDFIGIGTLKKYSSLKKLYSLHAIRFRDPIEMEPPKSILSFFYTRDPEQKSGGLFGRTLAPEYETKTLNSFFQGSLLDLTKSELDSKNIIRYFSK; this is encoded by the coding sequence ATGATTCGTAAAGAATTCTTATCCATTCTTTCGAGCCTCGAGTTGGGTCGCAGAACGCGATCCTTTCGGGAAAAAGCGGGAAGCGCGGAAAGTTCAAAACGAGGAAGGGGTCTTGACTTCAAGGACGTTCGTCTCTATAGTTTTGGCGACGACACTCGTCTGATCGACTGGAACGTAACTTCCCGTTTCGGAGAACTCTATGTCCGGGAATTCTACGAAGAAAAAGAAAGACAGGCGATCCTTTTCTACGACGTTTCCAGTTCTATGGAATTCGGTTCCGGAGAATTTTCGCGATCCGAAAACGCCTTTCAGGTTTTGGCGCTCCTCTCCTTGCTCTATGTTCAAAAAGGAAATCGAGTCAAGATCATTCTCTTTAGCGACAAGGTAGAATGGGAAACCGACTTTCTTCGTTCCCGAGACGAACTTCTTCCCACGCTTCAAAAAATATCCAAGAAAGAATTGGTCGAAAGAACCTCCGATCCTCTTCTCCCGTTTCGATATCTAAAAAACCGGGTTCACAGACACGCGGAAGTATATTTGTTAAGCGACTTCATCGGGATCGGAACTCTCAAAAAATATTCCAGTCTGAAAAAACTCTATTCTTTGCACGCGATTCGTTTCCGCGATCCGATCGAGATGGAACCTCCTAAATCCATACTTTCCTTTTTTTATACGAGAGATCCCGAACAAAAAAGCGGAGGGCTTTTTGGAAGAACGCTTGCTCCGGAATATGAAACAAAAACTTTGAATTCTTTTTTTCAGGGTTCTCTACTGGATCTGACAAAATCCGAATTGGATTCGAAAAACATCATACGGTATTTTTCCAAATGA
- a CDS encoding LB_053 family protein, translating into MKRRIQIFVYSWILIFASSLLGETAETLSPETVLIAQKVRYELKWSPGEIKEIIAPQVGIHFAEGVSDLPWFEVLLSEKKDTKIALEISFYATGEFPIPVSWTLSNGKQESSQKKVLVQSALAESDTGPSDIIPPLSFSGSYLGRLLVFLTLFGILLAFGIYAYRLYARQSSFPMDAIIQVTPQLERMEVYEIRLRELIKKDPISAREFARLLSGYIREKAANLSGRKTSAFTEAELFQFLYDQFPFEERELQSWRKFLTEKKFKPGEAFLTKEDAEEKFSHWKETWDKS; encoded by the coding sequence ATGAAAAGACGAATTCAAATATTTGTATATTCTTGGATTCTAATTTTTGCATCCTCACTTTTGGGCGAAACCGCGGAGACACTTTCTCCGGAAACGGTTTTGATCGCACAAAAGGTTCGTTACGAACTCAAGTGGTCTCCCGGAGAAATCAAAGAAATCATCGCTCCTCAAGTGGGAATTCACTTTGCGGAAGGAGTTTCCGATCTTCCCTGGTTCGAAGTTCTTCTTTCCGAAAAAAAGGACACGAAAATCGCACTCGAGATTTCTTTTTATGCGACTGGAGAATTTCCGATCCCCGTTTCCTGGACTCTCTCCAACGGAAAACAAGAATCTTCACAAAAGAAAGTTCTCGTACAATCCGCGCTCGCGGAATCCGACACGGGGCCTTCCGATATCATTCCTCCTTTGAGTTTTTCCGGATCGTATCTGGGAAGGTTGCTCGTGTTTCTAACTCTTTTTGGAATTCTCCTCGCGTTTGGAATTTATGCGTATCGATTGTATGCGAGACAGTCTTCGTTTCCGATGGACGCGATCATACAGGTTACACCTCAACTCGAAAGAATGGAAGTTTATGAAATTCGTCTGAGAGAACTTATTAAAAAAGATCCGATCTCCGCTCGAGAATTTGCAAGGCTCTTATCGGGATATATTCGGGAAAAGGCGGCCAACCTTTCCGGAAGAAAAACCTCCGCGTTTACCGAAGCCGAACTCTTTCAGTTTTTATACGATCAATTTCCTTTCGAAGAAAGAGAACTTCAGTCTTGGAGAAAATTCTTAACCGAAAAAAAATTCAAACCCGGAGAAGCCTTTCTCACAAAAGAGGACGCCGAAGAAAAATTCTCCCACTGGAAAGAGACCTGGGATAAATCATGA
- the batA gene encoding VWA domain-containing protein BatA → MNFEYPYALLFLAPIWIWAFIYYQRRMYLQRMEVRLPGRRQGSFSKLERLGVLLPLLRPVALTFLVVALAGPGKKVTFLPDEKEGVDIMIALDVSGSMSRSRDFLPETRLGVSKKLLRRFIEKRQNDRLGLVVFAGAAYLQAPLTGDRESLNEILGTIEEETVAEQGTAIGDAIILSTYRLRASQARSKVIVLITDGVSNTGKIDPVTATDLAEHIGAKIYSIGIGKEDSSYEINFEILQELSANTGGQFFRAEDPEEMKEVLASIDSLEKDPLAAPPKEVRETEYELWLYRALSVLLLDLIFRSFVFRYYV, encoded by the coding sequence ATGAATTTTGAATATCCTTACGCTCTTTTATTCCTCGCTCCGATTTGGATCTGGGCATTCATATATTATCAAAGAAGAATGTATCTTCAGAGGATGGAAGTCCGTCTTCCGGGAAGAAGACAAGGTTCTTTTTCAAAGTTGGAAAGACTCGGAGTTCTTCTTCCCTTGCTCCGTCCCGTCGCTCTGACCTTTCTCGTCGTCGCTCTCGCGGGTCCCGGAAAAAAAGTGACCTTTCTTCCGGATGAAAAAGAAGGCGTGGATATCATGATCGCACTCGACGTTTCCGGATCGATGTCCAGAAGCCGGGACTTTCTTCCCGAAACGAGGTTGGGAGTTTCTAAAAAGCTCCTTCGTCGTTTTATTGAAAAACGACAGAACGATCGCCTTGGTCTTGTCGTCTTTGCGGGAGCGGCCTATTTGCAGGCGCCTCTTACGGGAGACCGCGAGTCCTTAAACGAGATCCTGGGGACGATCGAGGAAGAAACCGTAGCGGAGCAGGGAACTGCGATCGGAGACGCCATCATTCTCTCTACGTATCGCCTACGAGCCTCTCAGGCCCGCTCCAAAGTTATCGTTCTTATCACGGACGGGGTTTCCAATACGGGCAAGATCGATCCGGTTACCGCGACCGATCTCGCGGAACATATCGGAGCCAAAATTTATTCGATAGGAATCGGAAAAGAAGACAGTTCGTACGAGATCAACTTTGAAATCTTACAGGAACTTTCCGCAAATACGGGAGGCCAGTTCTTTCGCGCGGAAGACCCCGAGGAGATGAAAGAGGTTCTTGCTTCCATCGATTCTCTGGAAAAGGATCCGCTCGCCGCTCCTCCGAAGGAAGTAAGAGAAACCGAATACGAACTCTGGCTCTATCGCGCTCTCTCCGTATTGCTCTTGGATCTGATTTTTCGATCGTTTGTCTTTAGGTATTACGTATGA
- the batB gene encoding VWA domain-containing protein BatB, translating to MSHEFSSYLKNIFYAVLALWSIYSSIRIYLIYKVSNWRIQYPGLERTSSFPRAAFVSARIFLLFITLICIFFAGWKTDYKDEKKEESFRGVDILFLVDVSLSMQAIDNAPTRLAKFKEILLRMLPSLGGNRFGMIVFAASPFLYCPMTSDVAAFSDYVRGLDVDMVGDRGTDLKKAFQKAEDLLNSEKVFRNRILILVTDGEDQNDPEAVSFPANFQIWATGTPEGGPIAYSDEESGLSGYLLKDGTLSPNANVPGVIQSKMNPSFLRELARKNNGELYSLETNPPSLESFQKEVRALEENLYSRKKDLKRAEGSGKFLFAAILCMLLDWVFVEAFLFSKRKKEVAA from the coding sequence ATGAGTCACGAGTTTTCGTCGTATCTAAAGAATATTTTTTATGCGGTCCTGGCGCTCTGGTCCATATATTCCAGTATTAGAATATATTTAATTTATAAAGTTTCCAATTGGAGAATCCAGTATCCCGGTTTGGAGAGGACTTCTTCTTTTCCCAGAGCGGCTTTTGTTTCCGCGAGAATTTTTCTTTTGTTTATCACTTTGATTTGTATCTTTTTTGCCGGATGGAAAACGGATTATAAGGACGAGAAAAAAGAAGAATCCTTTCGAGGAGTCGATATTCTCTTTCTCGTGGACGTCAGTCTTTCCATGCAGGCGATCGACAACGCCCCGACCAGGCTTGCCAAGTTTAAGGAAATCCTTTTGCGGATGTTGCCGTCGCTTGGGGGAAATCGTTTTGGAATGATCGTCTTTGCCGCGAGTCCGTTTTTATACTGTCCTATGACTTCGGACGTGGCGGCTTTTTCCGATTATGTCCGAGGATTGGACGTGGATATGGTGGGAGATCGAGGAACGGATCTAAAGAAGGCCTTTCAAAAAGCGGAAGATCTGTTAAACTCGGAGAAAGTGTTTCGCAATCGAATTCTTATTTTGGTGACGGACGGTGAGGATCAAAACGATCCGGAGGCTGTTTCCTTTCCCGCAAACTTTCAGATCTGGGCCACGGGGACGCCGGAGGGAGGACCGATTGCGTACAGCGATGAAGAGTCGGGACTGAGCGGCTACCTTTTGAAGGACGGAACCTTGAGTCCGAACGCGAACGTTCCCGGAGTCATTCAGTCGAAGATGAATCCTTCTTTTTTACGAGAACTCGCGAGAAAGAACAACGGAGAATTGTATTCTTTGGAAACAAATCCGCCCTCGCTGGAGTCTTTTCAAAAGGAGGTCCGTGCCTTGGAGGAAAATCTCTATTCCAGAAAGAAGGATCTCAAACGGGCGGAAGGCTCGGGTAAATTTTTGTTCGCGGCCATTCTTTGTATGCTCTTGGATTGGGTTTTTGTGGAAGCGTTCTTATTCTCCAAAAGAAAAAAGGAGGTCGCTGCGTGA
- the batC gene encoding TPR repeat-containing protein BatC yields MRRIRILEYSIFLILFVFSVPLTAVELDPGGNRISEGLDHYNQGEYVDSLRKYQEAESYFPEDPRLEFNRGSVEFKSGNLDKAIRHFEKSANSPTPELQWRSRFNLGNSYMRAGDRKKAAEEYIKALKLNPDLKEARKNLEYLRQNPPPQNSPNTSPNSSNPNQKNSPSQKGNQPQNRNDPSSNGDVIGESPRDKKGKLTEEEAKRILDSLDLNQIRRKSRKSRDREVFW; encoded by the coding sequence GTGAGAAGGATTCGTATATTAGAATATTCTATATTTCTGATTCTCTTTGTTTTTTCGGTTCCTTTGACGGCGGTCGAACTCGATCCGGGCGGAAATCGGATCAGCGAAGGCCTGGACCACTACAATCAGGGAGAATACGTGGATTCCTTGAGGAAATATCAGGAAGCCGAAAGTTATTTTCCTGAGGATCCCCGACTTGAATTCAATCGGGGATCGGTCGAGTTCAAGTCCGGAAATCTGGACAAGGCGATCCGTCATTTTGAAAAGTCCGCAAATTCACCCACGCCCGAATTGCAGTGGAGATCCCGTTTTAATTTAGGAAACAGTTATATGCGCGCCGGCGATCGAAAGAAAGCCGCGGAAGAATACATCAAGGCACTCAAGCTCAATCCGGACTTAAAAGAAGCCAGAAAAAATTTGGAATATCTGAGACAAAATCCTCCTCCACAAAATTCTCCGAACACGTCTCCGAATTCTTCCAATCCCAATCAAAAGAATTCTCCTTCACAAAAAGGAAATCAGCCTCAGAATCGGAACGATCCTTCTTCCAACGGAGACGTCATCGGAGAATCTCCCCGGGATAAAAAAGGAAAGTTAACCGAAGAGGAAGCAAAAAGGATTTTAGATTCTTTAGATCTCAATCAGATCCGAAGAAAGAGCAGAAAGAGCCGGGACAGAGAGGTCTTCTGGTGA